A single window of Micromonas commoda chromosome 6, complete sequence DNA harbors:
- a CDS encoding predicted protein: protein PKARAGRDFYAALNVKRDASEDDIKRAYRRLAQVAHPDKQASPALREAAARDFNRLNEAYEVLTDKDRRRIYDVYGEAGLAAGLEVGHRHKTIAEISEEFERARAKEAQQRMEAKLNFRGSYGFSFSAAHLVDAEIAQRRRYVAYKRGAKLSSGVLDDRATGYVGAQGQMSRGMGAGGLILGMRVAASEHTSWELATVLGSNQSAATLATTRQLSEHTAGNLTYSYSDAQGGLGLAVGLERALFDEHTKGSLSWNVGPTSGMSTGVARTKGRNSWKFDLSVGPASTGIAGFFARRWSKKTSFRFGFRAGTTAIDVDFGGTRRVGHDSAVGMSVAVGIRGVHLKLRFNHSGQRFSFPVLISPYQRLTPTIVACALALPWTIVFAVDRYLVSPAVAKKEATAKAKLRERHRERVAAAKAEAAEAAEMLRRDTEKRTEKERSVNGLVVEEAVFGNFPERGGVPRRGEPIVSGWGSGGDDDAWVDVTTALRFQVFDSSLDMIEGLDKAGMLGFCDPCPGEEKFLRVRYRYRGAMCEVTVGENDALALP, encoded by the exons cccaaggcgcgcgctgggcgcgACTTCTACGCGGCGCTGAACGTCaagcgcgacgcctccgaggaTGACATCAAGCGCGCGTACCGACGGCTCGCGCAGGTGGCGCACCCCGACAAGCAGGCCTCccccgcgctgcgcgaggctgccgccagGGACTTCAACCGCCTGAACGAGGCCTACGAGGTGCTCACGGACAAGGACAGAAGGCGGATATACGACGTCTACGGCGAGGcggggctcgccgcgggcctcgaAGTCGGCCATCGGCACAAGACCATCGCGGAGATCAGCGAGGagttcgagcgcgcgagggccaaGGAGGCGCAGCAGCGCATGGAGGCCAAGCTCAACTTCCGAGGCTCCTACGGCTTCTCattctccgcggcgcacctcgtcgacgccgagatcgCGCAGCGCAGGCGGTACGTCGCGTacaagcgcggcgcgaagctcTCGTCGGG cgtcctcgacgaccgcgcgacggggtACGTCGGGGCGCAGGGACAGATGAGCCGCGGGATGGGTGCCGGGGGGTTGATACTCGGCATGcgcgtggcggcgagcgagcaCACGAGCTGGGAGCTCGCCACGGTTCTCGGGTCGAACCaatccgccgcgacgctggcgacgacgaggcagCTCTCGGAGCACACGGCGGGCAACCTGACGTATTCGTACTCGGACGCGCAGGGCGGCCTGGGGTTGGCCGTCGGCCTAGAGCGGGCGCTGTTCGACGAGCACACCAAGGGTAGTTTGAGCTGGAACGTCGGGCCGACGAGCGGGATGTCCACCGGGGTTGCGCGAACGAAGGGGAGGAACAGCTGGAAGTTTGACCTCTCCGTGGGCCCGGCGTCTACCGGGATAGCCGGGTTCTTCGCGCGACGGTGGTCGAAGAAGACGTCGTTCAGGTTCGGGTTCAGGGCTGGAACGACGGCGATCGACGTGGACTTCGGGGGCACGCGAAGGGTCGGGCACGATTCCGCGGTGGGCAtgagcgtcgccgtcggcatccgcggcgttcaCCTCAAGCTTCGGTTCAACCACAGCGGCCAGCGGTTCAGCTTCCCCGTGCTCATCTCGCCGTACCAGCGGCTCACGCCGACGATCgtggcgtgcgcgctcgcgttgcCGTGGACGATCGTTTTCGCGGTCGACAGGTACCTGGTatcgcccgccgtcgcgaagaaggaggcgacggccAAGGCAAAGTTGAGGGAACGACACAgggaacgcgtcgcggcggcaaaggcggaggcggcggaggcggctgaGATGCTGCGGCGGGACACGGAGAAACGGACGGAGAAGGAGAGGTCCGTCaacgggctcgtcgtcgaggaggcggtgtTCGGTAACTTCCCGGAGCGAGGGGGCGTGCCGCGGAGGGGCGAACCCATCGTGTCGGGTTGGGGttccgggggcgacgacgacgcgtgggtcgacgtgacgacggcgctgaGGTTCCAGGTGTTCGACTCGAGCCTCGACATGATCGAGGGGCTGGACAAGGCCGGGATGCTCGGGTTTTGCGATCCGTGCCCCGGGGAGGAGAAGTTTTTGCGCGTCAGGTACAGGTACAGGGGCGCGATGTGCGAGGTCACCGTCGGGGAgaacgacgcgctggcgctgcCC
- a CDS encoding predicted protein: MVLAKGKLADDPRDADAVKPFIRPTYKPEEIPPELYTLGALVFSLLGVTMQYKFCAWAGATFALAAFLNKRKHDSDSSQILSGVLFAVSGLAVVFMNGYHGEKARAFGSSKHFEGSVKVEL, from the exons ATGGTGCTGGCCAAGGGTAAACTCGCGGACGATCCGCGCGATGCGGACGCGGTCAAGCCGTTCATCCGACCG ACGTACAAACCGGAGGAGATCCCGCCCGAGCTTTACACGCTGGGTGCCCTGGTGTTCTCGCTGCTCGGCGTCACCATGCAGTACAAGTTCTGCGCTTGGGCGGGCGCCacgttcgcgctcgcggcgttcctgAACAAGAGGAAGCACGACTCCGATTCCAGCCAGATCCTCTCCGGCGTGCTGTTCGCGGTGTCGGGTCTGGCGGTCGTGTTCATGAACGGGTACCACGGAGAGAAGGCGAGGGCGTTCGGGTCGTCGAAGCACTTCGAGGGATCCGTCAAGGTTGAGCTgtga
- a CDS encoding predicted protein: MPGPRARYHLERIRESVWDVVANGALKITYGELKKGLDENKDVSWVSPTAPDPGSQNVPPRDPNPTSADRSHQPPNDAQERTGLDGAKVRRAVTLECQAAGAGTFVDFDEFHELACRRGGPGDDGFVDPVLATQMYMETHKLVPLLESMTAAVMTAKPDDPAKFLEQKLRDHHFRGAPVLGYDEKDLDAVFTQFDIVRSGAITQEQCDKAIIAMTGHKAKPRTDPGAPVTKAEFMRLAREALDEYTA, encoded by the coding sequence ATGCCCGGCCCGAGGGCTCGGTACCACCTGGAGAGGATCCGCGAGTCGGTGTGGGACGTCGTGGCGAACGGCGCCCTCAAGATCACGTACGGAGAGCTCAAGAAGGGGCTGGACGAGAACAAGGACGTGAGCTGGGTGAGTCCCACCGCGCCCGATCCCGGTTCCCAAAACgtaccgccgcgcgacccaAATCCGACCTCGGCTGATCGATCCCACCAAcccccgaacgacgcgcaGGAACGCAcgggcctcgacggcgcgaaagTTCGCCGCGCGGTAACCCTGGAGTGCCAGGCGGCCGGCGCTGGGACCTTCGTCGATTTCGACGAGTTCCACGAGCTGGCGTGCCGCAGAGGCggcccgggcgacgacggcttcgtcgaTCCCGTCCTGGCGACGCAGATGTACATGGAGACGCACAAGCTGGTGCCGCTGCTGGAGTCcatgaccgcggcggtgatgacgGCCAAGCCGGACGATCCGGCGAAGTTTTTGGAGCAAAAGCTGAGGGACCACCACTTcaggggcgcgccggtgttGGGCTACGACGAGAAGGACCTGGACGCGGTGTTTACGCAGTTCGACATCGTGCGGTCGGGAGCGATCACCCAGGAACAGTGCGACAAGGCGATCATCGCGATGACGGGTCACAAGGCGAAACCCCGGACGgacccgggcgcgccggtgaccaAGGCGGAGTTCATGCGGCTCGCCAGggaggcgctggacgagTACACCGCTTGA
- a CDS encoding JmjN/JmjC protein (Pedicted member of the JMJD4 Group in the JmjN_JmjC Protein Family. ChromDB ID: JMJ20107), which translates to MRPSSNRTATAVMPNRWADFEPMPYIEAEMMSLPKCEDDIPTIDASDLTAAEFAERFMRPNKPVMLTNIGCESWKAFDEWTKVDGSGERVPDVSRMSELFGDAKVLVVDCEAPLDTDLSRREMRFEEYARYFRSRGDGSRSDGGDKRLLYCKDWTFTEDFPEYPAYQTPPHFADDWLNEYWDEQRGKGVGDGLGSHRFVYLGVEGTHTPLHADVLRSFSWSVNLAGHKRWLMVPPHRSRHLLDCTGRRHYHDVERWRQSDWNTFPTVDMAFPLMIIQPPNSALFVPSLWYHQVRNLTDCLSVNHNWFNASNARFSWAMLRDELDDVRAGLPDQDDRGDGVLCQSLVERKAGADFKTFAGILASAIRRYRRRAVGECESESRTRSGKRRRLDGENKLDDENERGLRVAVDLLEEVLDADDEEGASAVASAWEGSEGALEEARDALKKGRETLVGNERLGRRLDRK; encoded by the coding sequence ATGCGCCCCAGTTCTAACCGAACGGCGACTGCCGTCATGCCCAACCGCTGGGCCGACTTTGAGCCCATGCCGTACATCGAGGCCGAGATGATGTCGCTGCCGAAGTGCGAAGATGACATTCCGACGATCGACGCATCGGatctcaccgccgcggagttcGCAGAGCGCTTCATGCGACCCAACAAGCCGGTAATGCTGACGAACATCGGTTGTGAAAGTTGGAAGGCTTTCGATGAGTGGACCAAGGTGGATGGATCCGGGGAGCGCGTGCCGGACGTATCGCGCATGTCCGAGCTGTTCGGAGACGCGAAGGTACTCGTGGTGGATTGCGAAGCCCCGCTGGACACCGACCTGTCCCGACGGGAGATGCGTTTCGAGGAGTACGCCAGGTACTTTCGATCGAGGGGTGACGGTTCGCGAAGCGATGGGGGCGACAAACGACTGCTCTACTGCAAGGACTGGACCTTCACGGAGGATTTCCCCGAGTATCCCGCGTACCAAACCCCGCCGCACTTCGCCGACGACTGGCTCAACGAGTACTGGGACGAGCAACGCGGgaagggcgtcggcgacggcctcggaTCGCACAGGTTCGTCTACCTGGGAGTCGAGGGCACGCACACGCCGTTGCACGCGGACGTCCTCCGGTCGTTCTCGTGGTCCGTCAACCTCGCCGGCCACAAGCGTTGGCTCATGGTCCCGCCCCATCGCAGCCGCCACCTGCTGGACTGCACGGGCCGGCGGCATTACCACGATGTGGAGCGTTGGAGGCAAAGTGACTGGAACACGTTTCCAACAGTGGACATGGCTTTCCCACTCATGATCATCCAACCCCCGAACAGTGCGTTGTTCGTCCCGTCTCTGTGGTATCACCAGGTACGAAACCTCACGGACTGTCTCAGCGTTAATCACAACTGGTTcaacgcgtcgaacgcgcggttTTCGTGGGCGATGCTTCGAGATGAACTGGACGACGTGAGAGCCGGTTTACCCGACCAAGACgatcgaggcgacggcgttcTGTGCCAGTCGCTGGTGGAGCGGAAGGCGGGGGCGGACTTCAAGACGTTCGCTGGGATCCTGGCGTCCGCTATACGGAGGTACAGGCGGCGCGCTGTGGGTGAATGCGAGAGCGAGAGTAGGACGCGATCGGGGAAGAGGCGGCGGTTGGACGGCGAAAACAAATTGGACGATGAAAACGAACGCGGTCTGAGGGTGGCGGTTGACCTGCTGGAGGAGGtcctggacgcggacgatgagGAGGGCGCGTCGGCCGTGGCCAGCGCGTGGGAGGGgagcgagggcgcgctcgaggaggcgagggacgcgttgAAGAAGGGCCGGGAGACCCTGGTAGGAAATGAGAGGCTCGGTAGGAGGCTCGATAGGAAATGA
- a CDS encoding predicted protein translates to MSMSITNSLSANRGIFTADENAMIDKLLGCGQDHLFSSWPAPGTDDDDKRRFLAQAAVCDAGYPGGIAQYVANAKKLLQDSKEGVNPFDGWTPAVPDGIVVEYASKEHVELESEGMREVGSAAFVLVAGGLGERLGYSGIKVELPCERSTDSCYLQLYIQSILALQQRSAGEMPAHRSAKDVGIPLAIMTSDDTHAKTLDLLERNDYFGAKKEQVTLVKQEKVPCLTNNDAHLALKDADPYALQTKPHGHGDVHALLHTSGLLDRWSAAGKKWVVFFQDTNSLVFRVVPGALGVSKQKGFVFNSLCVPRKAKEAIGAITELTHTDGRKMTVNVEYNQLDPLLRATINKDGDVNNDKGVSPFPGNINQLIVSLEEYKTQLAKTGGQIEEFVNPKYKDASKTAFKSPTRLECMMQDYPKSLDASACVGFTVFDNWVGYSPVKNSPADGVGKFEGGNPTHTATSGEMEFYGCAAKVLELAGAEMAAPVDFSANDIVVPSGPKVVLHPSFACTFEELKGKAGKGLKVTSASSALIVEGAGVKIESLELDGALVIKACPGAFVTVKNLKVSNKGWRFEKCGADAPEIDRLRGFVIEKDETEELVFDQPGAYTVP, encoded by the exons ATGTCGATGTCCATCACGAACTCCCTCTCG GCCAACCGCGGCATCTTCACCGCCGATGAGAACGCCATGATCGACAAGCTCCTCGGCTGCGGGCAGGACCACCTCTTCTCGTCttggcccgcgcccggcaccgacgacgacgacaagcgCAGGTTCCTCGCGCAGGCCGCCGTCTGCGACGCGGGCTACCCCGGTGGCATCGCGCAGTacgtcgccaacgccaagAAGCTCCTCCAGGATTCCAAGGAGGGCGTCAACCCCTTCGACGGGTGGACCCCCGCGGTGCCCGACGGCATCGTGGTCGAGTACGCGTCCAAGGagcacgtcgagctcgagagCGAGGGCATGCGGGAGgtcggatccgccgcgttcgtcctcgtcgcgggaggtctcggcgagcgcctcgggtACTCCGGCATCAAAGTCGAGCTCCCTTGCGAGAGGTCCACGGACTCGTGCTACCTCCAGCTCTACATTCAGTCCATCCTCGCGCTGCAGCAGAGGTCCGCGGGCGAGATGCCCGCGCACCGCAGCGCCAAGGACGTCGGCATCCCTCTCGCGATCATGACCTCCGACGACACCCACGCCAAGAccctcgacctcctcgagcgcaaCGACTACTTCGGCGCTAAGAAGGAGCAGGTGACCCTCGTCAAGCAGGAGAAGGTGCCGTGCCTGACCAACAacgacgcgcacctcgcgctcaAAGATGCCGACCCGTACGCCCTCCAGACCAAGCCCCacggccacggcgacgtccacgcgctgCTCCACACCAGCGGGCTCCTCGACAGgtggagcgccgcgggcaagAAGTGGGTGGTTTTCTTCCAGGATACCAACTCGCTCGTCTTTCGCGTCGTGCCCGGTGCCCTCGGGGTGTCCAAGCAGAAGGGATTCGTGTTCAACTCGCTCTGCGTCCCTcgcaaggcgaaggaggcgattGGCGCCATCACCGAGCTCACTCACACCGACGGTCGCAAGATGACCGTGAACGTGGAGTACAACCAGCTCGacccgctcctccgcgcgacgATAAACAaagacggcgacgtcaaCAACGACAAGGGCGTCTCCCCTTTCCCCGGTAACATCAACCAGCTCATCGTCTCGTTGGAGGAGTACAAGACGCAGCTGGCAAAGACGGGCGGGCAGATCGAGGAGTTCGTCAACCCCAAGTACAAGGACGCCAGCAAGACCGCGTTCAAGTCCCCAACCCGGCTCGAGTGCATGATGCAGGATTACCCCAAgtcgctcgacgcgagcgcctgcgtcGGGTTCACCGTTTTCGATAACTGGGTCGGATACTCCCCCGTCAAGAACTCCCCCGCGGATGGCGTGGGTAAGTTTGAGGGCGGTAACCCCACGcacacggcgacgagcggcgagaTGGAGTTTTACGGGTGCGCGGCCAAGGTTCtggagctcgcgggcgcggagatggcggcgcccgtcgactTTTCCGCGAACGACATCGTGGTGCCCTCGGGTCCCAAGGTTGTGTTGCACCCGTCTTTCGCGTGCACtttcgaggagctcaagggcAAGGCTGGCAAGGGACTCAAggtcacctccgcgagcagcgccttgatcgtggagggcgcgggagTCAAGATCGAGAGCCTCGAGCTGGACGGAGCGCTCGTCATCAAGGCGTGCCCCGGCGCTTTCGTCACGGTTAAGAACCTGAAGGTGTCGAACAAGGGATGGAGGTTCGAGAAgtgcggggcggacgcgccggagaTTGACAGGCTCCGCGGCTTTGTCATCGAGAAGGACGAGACGGAGGAACTGGTGTTCGACCAGCCGGGCGCGTACACCGTCCCGTGA
- a CDS encoding predicted protein has translation MPAFLDMVKAAERGEVDLLTRCLDLGLNPRERHQYTVSFYQQNIPSEKHRKQMDGFSTESSAWTAAAACGQLECLRVLVSRCGCVPDRAVVHAAACGHTECLRFLLESGGDAKAVDSDGDNGDNGDIDSTSSDDDELVNAFRMACASGRADCVRLLIAHGADWEDDYAKWLAEQRPEPQLECYRGDGGHDLVLWIFQQALFAWRQGGNKRVRIAFGGQSAKPVTSRDPHGPSLQKKGSTCGCLSAMCMPRKVKMHH, from the coding sequence ATGCCTGCGTTTCTCGACATggtgaaggcggcggagagggggGAGGTCGACCTGCTCACGCGATGTCTCGATCTCGGGTTGAACCCTCGCGAGAGGCATCAATACACCGTCTCCTTCTACCAGCAGAACATTCCCAGCGAGAAGCACCGGAAGCAAATGGACGGCTTTTCGACGGAAAGTTCGGCGTggaccgcggccgcggcgtgcggtCAGTTGGAGTGCCTGCGGGTGCTCGTGTCGAGATGTGGGTGCGTACCAGACAGAGCTGTCGTGCATGCAGCGGCTTGCGGCCACACCGAGTGCCTCCGCTTCCTCCTGgagtccggcggcgacgcgaaggctgtcgacagcgacggcgacaacGGCGACAACGGCGACATCGACTCCAcatcctccgacgacgatgagctAGTGAACGCGTTCAGGATGGCGTGTGCCTCGGGTCGCGCGGACTGCGTCCGGCTGCTcatcgcgcacggcgcggatTGGGAAGACGACTACGCGAAGTGGTTGGCGGAGCAGAGGCCGGAGCCGCAGCTGGAGTGCtatcgcggcgacggcggacacGACCTGGTCCTCTGGATCTTCCAACAGGCCCTATTCGCGTGGCGGCAGGGGGGTAACAAAAGGGTGAGGATCGCGTTTGGCGGTCAGTCGGCGAAgccggtgacgtcgcggGATCCGCACGGTCCTTCACTGCAGAAAAAGGGGTCGACTTGCGGTTGCCTTTCTGCGATGTGCATGCCGAGAAAGGTGAAGATGCATCATTAG
- a CDS encoding predicted protein, giving the protein MIVDFDAEERSETDDDGNAFFSKSGVDTGDGGYRCRWTVTGRTAKDGTWEYRATHWEKADWSGYKELGAEKSGFDDASGDTWWETWRQVYRRENGDASGSSDTSGPALIERSADKWARDKHKKEWQEKWWERYSDAGLVERGVEKSGRQGVQAWWEKWGEQRDDSDGGGDVIKWTDKWAENGAGTRWGDKWEERFGADGSGKKVGETWRVNAGGERWSRTWGESVGSDGEIRTYGQSTSGEQWDTTEQGNSSRDNSSRWEDAKEAAEYGWEQAVADSTRMLAIETPPREK; this is encoded by the coding sequence ATGATCGTCGACTttgacgccgaggagcgcagcgagacggacgacgacggcaacgCCTTCTTCAGCAAATCCGGGGTGgacaccggcgacggcgggtacCGATGCAGGTGGACCGTCACCGGACGCACCGCCAAGGACGGCACGTGGGAGTATCGCGCGACGCACTGGGAGAAGGCGGACTGGTCCGGGTacaaggagctcggcgccgaaaAGTCGGGattcgacgacgcctcgggcGACACGTGGTGGGAGACCTGGCGGCAGGTGTACCGGCGAGAGAACGGGGACGCATCGGGTTCTTCCGACACGTCGGGACCCGCGCTCATCGAGCGAAGCGCGGACAAGTGGGCGAGGGACAAGCACAAGAAGGAGTGGCAGGAGAAGTGGTGGGAGCGCTACTCGGACGCGGGGTTGGTGGAACGCGGGGTGGAGAAGAGCGGCCGGCAGGGCGTGCAGGCGTGGTGGGAGAAGTGgggcgagcagcgcgacgactccgacggcggcggcgacgtgatcAAGTGGACGGATAAGTGGGCCGAGAACGGCGCCGGGACTCGGTGGGGGGACAAGTGGGAGGAACGCTTCGGAGCCGACGGCAGCGGCAAGAAGGTTGGCGAGACGTGGAGGGtcaacgcgggcggcgagcggtgGAGCCGAACGTGGGGCGAGAGCGTGGGGTCCGACGGAGAGATTCGCACGTACGGTCAGAGCACCAGCGGCGAGCAGTGGGACACCACGGAACAGGGGAACAGCTCGCGGGACAACTCGAGCAGGTGggaggacgccaaggaggctgcggagtACGGCTGGGAGCAGGCGGTGGCCGACTCGACGCGCATGCTCGCCATCGAGACGCCCCCGAGGGAGAAATGA
- a CDS encoding predicted protein, which translates to MAARRDASSRVGAAIGQSPSQSQRSSLAKKIARFERADENSRGTQKFDGSMGEETARPVGARPMARPSGKTPLKSANNANRSLSGSPIVSKALAALDAASRGEDLTDSDDDDAALEPNVGDNPREEEEEESEDDAARRIQTWFRGYKSRREASEEKVREVMAEKRRTLERIARARDEDRRAKPSNPAAAAAETASPERPVWPEDAPAPASASPIGGGFKSFVRDVAARVIQRRVREFIAARRTQKTPVRAAEPAATPVSGPRVGAVPAPFRRAVVGERPGHGDGDGEASHTQTSSPTQTSSPSQTLSPSPERLPKPSPAMARHATPPRLRRSPAGKPPGRVVDAPPQNPRASVSDDTLASIMSYLDAVENEGAVPTHHAAPAGTSLAHQHAPSSSTANRRVVPEWVRSGFSAPTHSHPPAREEEGPAAGRFGLAAVLSQYRPQTPIPGLADEETSSADGGVALATATNVYEGVRARMDSMKSELQRRDKLVAKLEAELRIAYDRAAAQTAQQLQDQRQAHETATQRHLDFAERLLKDKDELAGRCAELSESLAAAEARHASQSAEMKAAYGEQLKKAKQKWDEAQAKWESEKTLEIKEMTIRGLEPEIQRLVQKHRNEVGDLIEKHREETRRLESHLTTKHEDAMRALRAEMNAQFEEELERERASGGARLRDQAERHEQSMKTFRERAAADGASGTEMYEKGRREEREKYEQVVQRLNEEHTRREERMADQAAASADAVRRRHDADLAALQTRLDQESAAWRAKVTAKAQEALREREKEIKARAIAERDREIEAIAARLREEAVNVVGDSRAEELRATRERADRAERAASAAERESAAAKEKACALERELRAVRETAIKEGVVGGAFEDRIKALAAAAAAAEKRAAECEAELAKARLMKEDEAAALEARVRMAIGKKDETIAQLTAQLNATKALLEEAPMCLED; encoded by the exons ATGGCCGCTCGACGGGACGCCTCgtcacgcgtcggcgcggcgataGGGCAGAGCCCGTCGCAATCTCAGAGGTCGTCGCTGGCAAAGAAGATCGCCaggttcgagcgcgcggacgagaacTCGCGAGGAACCCAGAAGTTCGACGGGTCGATGGgcgaggagacggcgcgacccgtcggcgcgcgtcccATGGCGCGGCCGAGCGGCAAGACGCCTCTGAAG AGCGCAAACAACGCCAATCGCAGCCTCAGCGGCTCCCCCATCGTGTCCAAGGCGCtagccgcgctggacgcggcgtcgcggggcgaggacctcaccgactcggacgacgacgacgcggcgctcgaacCAAACGTTGGCGACAATCctcgggaggaggaggaggaggagtcggaggacgacgcggcgaggcggatACAGACCTGGTTCCGAGGGTACAAGTCCCGCAGGGAGGCGTCCGAGGAGAAGGTGCGCGAGGTGATGGCGGAGAAGAGGCGGACgctcgagcgcatcgcgcgagcgagagACGAGGACCGAAGGGCCAAACCGTCgaatcccgccgccgccgccgccgagaccgcGTCCCCCGAGCGCCCCGTGTggcccgaggacgcgcccgcgcccgcgagcgcctcgcccatcggcggcggcttcaaGTCCTTCGtcagggacgtcgcggcgagggtcatCCAGCGCAGGGTTCGAGaattcatcgccgcgaggcgaacCCAAAAAACGCCGGTTCGAGCCGcagagccggcggcgacgccggtgagcggcccgcgcgtgggcgccgttcccgcgccgttccgccgcgcggtcgtcggggAACGTCCGGGGCACGgtgacggggacggggaggcgtcgcacacgcagacgtcgtcgcccacgcagacgtcgtcgccgtcgcagacgttgtcgccgtcgcccgagcgGCTCCCGAAGCCGTctccggcgatggcgcgacacgcgacgccgccgcggctccgacgTTCCCCGGCGGGGAAGCCGCCCGggcgggtcgtcgacgcccctcCCCAAAACCCGCGCGCCAGCGTCTCCGACGAtacgctcgcgtcgatcaTGAGCTacctcgacgcggtggagaacGAGGGCGCTGTCCCGACGCaccacgcggcgccggccggGACGTCCTTAGCGCACCagcacgcgccgtcgtcgtcgactgCTAACCGGCGGGTCGTCCCCGAGTGGGTCCGCTCGGGTTTCAGCGCGCCCACGCACTCGcacccacccgcgcgggaggaggagggacCGGCCGCCGGGAGATTTGGACTAGCCGCCGTGCTCTCCCAGTATCGTCCGCAGACGCCCATTCCGGGGttggcggacgaggagacgTCGTCTGcggacgggggcgtcgcgctcgcgacggccaCCAACGTGTACGAGGGCGTACGAGCTCGTATGGACTCGATGAAGTCGGAGCTTCAACGCCGGGATAAGCTGGTGGCCAAGCTGGAAGCTGAGCTGCGAATCGCGtacgatcgcgccgccgcgcagacgGCGCAGCAGCTCCAGGACCAGCGTCAGGCGCacgagacggcgacgcagcGGCACCTCGATTTCGCCGAGCGATTGCTCAAGGAcaaggacgagctcgcgggtcGTTGCGCGGAGCTCAGCgagagcctcgccgcggcggaggctcgaCACGCGTCGCAGTCTGCCGAGATGAAAGCCGCGTACGGCGAGCAGCTCAAGAAGGCGAAGCAAAAGTGGGACGAGGCGCAGGCCAAGTGGGAGTCGGAGAAGACGCTGGAGATTAAGGAGATGACCATCCGGGGGCTGGAGCCCGAGATTCAGAGGCTTGTCCAGAAGCACCGGAACGAGGTGGGCGACTTGATCGAGAAGCACCGTGAGGAGACGCGCAGGCTGGAGTCCCACCTGACGACGAAGCACGAGGACGCAATGCGCGCGTTGCGGGCGGAGATGAACGCGCagttcgaggaggagctcgagcgtgAACgcgccagcggcggcgctcgactcAGAGACCAGGCGGAGCGGCACGAGCAGAGCATGAAGACGTTTCgcgagcgagccgccgcggatggcgcTTCCGGCACCGAGATGTACGAAAAAGGTCGGCGGGAAGAGCGCGAAAAGTACGAGCAGGTTGTTCAGCGTCTCAACGAGGAGCACACCCGGCGAGAGGAGCGCATGGCTGACCAGGCTGCCGcatccgccgacgcggtgcgccggcggcacgacgcggacctcgcggcgctgcaaACTAGGCTCGATCAAGAGTccgcggcgtggcgcgcaAAGGTCACCGCCAAGGCTCAGGAggcgctgcgcgagcgcgaaaaGGAGATCAAggctcgcgcgatcgccgagcgAGATCGGGAGatcgaggcgatcgccgcgaggctgaggGAAGAGGCGGTGAACGTCGTCGGAGATTCTCGAGCCGAAGAgcttcgcgcgacgcgcgaacggGCGGATAGAGCCGAGCgtgcggcgagcgccgccgagagggagtccgcggcggccaaggagaaggcgTGCGCGCTGGAGAGGGAGCTACGGGCCGTGCGCGAGACGGCGATCAAGGAAGGGGTCGTGGGCGGCGCTTTCGAGGATAGGATCaaggctctcgccgccgccgccgccgccgcggagaagagggcggcggagtgcGAGGCTGAGCTGGCCAAGGCGAGGCTCATGAAGGAGGATGAGGCCGCCGCTCTGGAGGCGAGGGTGCGCATGGCGATCGGAAAGAAGGATGAGACGATCGCGCAGCTCACCGCGCAGCTGAACGCCACCaaggcgctgctcgaggaggcgcccaTGTGTCTCGAGGACTGA